The following is a genomic window from Solanum stenotomum isolate F172 chromosome 4, ASM1918654v1, whole genome shotgun sequence.
TCTAGCAGAATCATAAGAGAAAAGCAGGGTGGCATAAAAGGCTGTCACTTGactaaaatgattaaaattccCAATTACCAGAGCCCTAAAGAAAAcatagccaaaaaaaaaaacatgcaaAACAGAGCTTGAATGTATTTTATCTTTTCATTCCTGGTGTCAAGAATTCTTTTTTAGTTGAAACAGAGTCAACATTATAGTTTTTAGAGTCCTTGAAACTAGGGAAGGCCAGATGAAGTCACTGGATCTTTTGTAAATTTGGCTACCAAAACAAGAATAAACAAATTTGAGAGATTTTAAGTCTAACCTCCAATTTTATTTGATGGAAGTAAAGATCTCAGGTCTGCAGGACACAACGCTGAATCTACACAGATCTGTCGAAGTCGTACAATTACACTCAGCACAGTCCAATAGTTTTTCATTGAACTATCAGAAGAGATGTATTGATTGACAATCTTCTTAGCTTCTGATTCCATCTGATCATAAATTTCTCTTTCATCTCCAGAGAGTTCCACAACAAAAGTCTCGATAGATTTTGATGGCAAACCAGTAAGAGCCTTTTCTTTTGTCCTTCTTAAAGACATGGTTGACATTAGGACCTGAAAGGACAATGAAGATCAGAATCCTAAAACAAACTAGTAGGGCACGTAAATTGAGTGTAAAACTAATTAACTATGAAATGAGAAAGAGAATGAATTAAACTCACTTGCCTTGATTTAGCAACTAATCTTTCacacaaatgaaattgaaataataaaaataaattgttgcTTTTTTTCAGGAACCACATTCTTTCCCCAGAGATATGAAAATGATAATGGTAATAAATTTTAGAGGAATTTCCAGGTGCAATCAGCTAAATCTCAGATTCCAGAAGTTGTGCTTCAGCAATGCAAATTATGTACAAGTGTTCTAAAGCTTGCATTTGTATTGTCAGAGAAATCTTTCTCTAACAGAACTTTTAGAATAATAGCAATAATATTATGTGCAGTAAACTCCTCAAGAATACAATGGATGTCACAGAAGCAAAACACAACACATTTGCATTTCTTCAATGTACTGTTCATCAGTGAAGATTGTCATGCATCAGAAATTCAATAGAAGGGTACTTCAAAGATAAATAACCTTTCAccattataaatatataaaccaGCGGCACTAAATAAATTTACTTGAAATTAGAGTAGTCCatattcaaactttaaacaggTGGATATACACCTGAAACTATCTACCAACAGACAGTAGGCACACTGTAATACTTTAACACAAAATGGCGCTATAACCATCAAATAGGAACACATCACCTACGAAGAAAAGGTTGTCAGATCCAGCTTTAGCACTTCCTGAAACTGGAACAGTCCTTTACCTTCCCATTCTCTATCGTCGCACAAGTTATTTGACTCTCCTACCTTCTAAGTCATAACACTATAGGACTCAGTAGATTTTGCCAAAGCCTGAGATTAAAACACCCCATCTTCATGCTCCTCCTTCCAGAAAATGCCCTACCCCTCCCTATATAACCAACTGTTCAACTATTTGTCCACAGCTGGCAAACTTCCACTCCTGTTTTAGGAGTAGTTAGGAAGAGACTGAAATTTAACACAATATGGTATAAAGAGGACCTAGTGCATCTAAACCTTAAGCTCATTCCTCACATTTCAAAAGTTCATATATCCAAAAACATAGTGGAAATGACATAACTTTCATAAATACAGTCATAATGGAAAGGGATAAAAAGCATGATAATTACGGAAAAGGTGAGAACTGAAACTGGGAAAAAAACAGTTTGCAATGGTCTCAATTCATAAGGAGAAGTACAATTACGAGCCAATAccgcaaaaaaaaaacagaatatTAGAGACTTTAAATGCAACacaaacttttgaaaaaaaaaacaaataacaagAACTTACCTGCAGCCTCGATACTCCCTTCTCATCTCCCTGGGCAAGTGGACGTTGTATCAAACTGTTCCAATAGGATTTAATAGACAGAGGCTCAAATCTCAAAAATGCCATCAAGGAATACAAATCGAAtgagttattttgtattggTGTTCCTGTTACTGCCCACCTTCGATTAGCTTTCAAGTTGTTAACTGCTCGACTTTGCTGAGCATTCGCATTCTTAATGACATGTGCCTCATCCAAGATAACTCGCCACCATTCTATCTTTTTGATAGGAGAATCTATCCATGTGTCTTCACTTGCCAGAATACTATAAGTAGTTAAAACTATGTCATACTTTTCCAGCTCACTGGCATCTCCAGTCCGCTctccataatatatatatgacttCAGTGAACCTGGTTTTGTGTGCTCCTCAATCTGTGAGGTCCATGCTGAGAATACAGCTGGTGGACAAACGACCAATGTCGGCCGTGAATTTGAATTGCCAGACCGTCTGTCAGGACTAAACACTGTTTTTCCCTTCACGTGTAGAGTGTGTGTTTGTTCAGTCTTTTGCTTCTTCCGTGAATTGTTAGCCTTTCTACTGTCTGTTCCCCTTCTATTCCTCTTACTAAATGAAGCAGCCCATGTGTCTTCCTCTTCATCTAATCCATCATCTCTCTCAGAATTTAGATGCCCACTTTTGATTGAAGAAATAATATCACCACATTTGTCCAAAGCAATCAAAGAAAGGAGAGTAAGTGTCTTCCCCAACCCCATATCATCTGCAAATATTCCGCCTCGTATAGGTTCAGGTCTTTTATCTGTAGAGTAATTTGTCAAGACATTCACATAATTACCCTCTTTCTCTTCCCAAAAAAGAGGCAATTCTTCAGATTTCTCCCTCTGAACCAACCACCACAATCCTTCcttctggtgcagaagaagctttgactttattatatttttgggtgGCTCTAATGCTTTCAGTTCTTCCTTTTTACTGACTTTGTCATCCAACAGCTTAAATATCTCATCAATATCCCTCCCTTCTAGTGTACTTCTTTTCTCCTTCACTACCTGTGCCTCTGAAAGTGTAAATGACGGATTGTTCTCACCAATCAAATACAACCCACCATTTGTAATTGCTGATTTTACTATTTCAAATGCTTCAAATCTTGCAAAGATGTGAACTTGACAGGGAAGTTTGTATCTGTTTCCTGGACGAGCTACCTTTGGAACAATTCCTATGCATGAATGATAAACAAACTTGTTTCAAAAATCATATTGCAAAGAGACTGGTAACAATCAAAGCATTATTctcataaaatttgaagagtcagaGACTATTACTGAAGAACAAACTCTCTTCTCCAATAGCAAAAAGTTAGGTACTTGAGataatgaaaagaagaagaaactgaATCTGAATTCAAATGCGACTAAACTTTGATTCCTACATTAAAGATAATCAGGTGACAGAGAGACTATAACTAAACATGAGTACTGAATTCAAGAAGTTATCCAACTACTAAAAGctaaaattccaaaattttaaaaaaaattcaagggcAAATACCACAGTCCACAGGTTGGGAACAAGAAAATTTCAACGACAATTCCGGAACGGATAAATGGAAGGCTCAATGAGAagcagaaaaacaaaaatgaatcaCACAACTCAAGGTAAAATGCAGCTTCTACCTGAGACACATGTGCATCTCATATTTCTCTGTCCCAATGTTGCCAAAGGAACGCTTAAGCCCCAAAGCTCAGCAAAGCGCTTCGCCTCACTTAATTAACGCTTTGGCTTAGGCGTCAAGGTGCTAAGGGCTGCCTAAAGTTTGTGCACCTTCACCAATGATTTCTGTCTTTAATTCCAAACATAGTACTTAGTTAAATTGTAGTTTTTCTCATTCTATGTTCAGATAAATATTGTTTGTTTTATAGTTACATTCTATTGCACAAaatttctatttattatttttcttttctaaagccCATGTTTTAATTGTGTCATCGCTTAAAGCTCCAATAGCCTTTGGGTCTTTTCTCTTTTGACTACTCTGCTCCGGCCAGAACATCCATAAGAATCAAGCAAACAAGTTCAGATATTCTAACCTTTGACAAAATGCAAAGAGAAATCACCAACACAAACAAAAATGGGGAACAAAGTAGTTGAAACAGTGTTATACAAATCAAACAAGTGGAAGTATATCAGTGTTATTGTAATACATAAAGAGTCAAATTATGCATGCGTTTTACCGTCAATGGTGATGACATTTGCGTCCAAGAGAGGTGCTAAAACCATAGCGGCGGAGCGTTCGATGTGTCCAACTTGAATAGAACGAGTATTAAGCACTTTTATAGCATTTGAATCATACTGATTCAGCGGTTCACGTTGAAGTCCAACAATTTCTCTTCCACTGATTGTACCAGTATAATACTGAAGACCCACAACGTTGACGATCACAAAACCCACCATATACATCTCCCGTGCTGCGAGGGTATCggtttcttcttcctcttcaagCGGTGATAAAGGCCACCGGTCAAGACTCATGAAAACATCAACTGGGTCTCTCTCTtcaaccatttttttttcaactgagaagaaatgaaaaacgttaagggagagagagagagtttaaAAAGGGGGAAAGGCGGGTGTAGAGAGAGAAAACTTGGGTTTTTATGGTTATTAAGTAGCCTTTAACACCTTGTTTGGAGAAGctttaataatttgaaatcatatttatattttgtttgaatttgttGTTTGGACTTTTTAGGTGGTATGTAATATTCTTCTTTCCAAGAGgaattgatttattttcctttttagatggttcaaaaaaaatgatccattttcttttttggcaTTACTCTGATTTTCAGATATTTCATGTGATATGTTTAAGgtcacaaaattaaaagatattttgatacattggatataactttaagaaaaaagggTCTAAAATGCCCCTCAACTATTTGAATTGCTACAAAATTACCCTTTGTCTACCTTTCGGCCGCCAAATACCCCGGGCGTCAACCTTTTGGCTCAAAATGCCCTTATTTCTTACGGTCCACACAAATGGTACGGGAGGGAATATTGTACCAAATATCATACTTTAAGGGTAATTTAGGTCCttaatagttaaaaatattcttctttCCAAAAGgaattgatttattttcctttttagattgcttaaaaaaaatgatccattttcttttttggcaTTATTCtgattttcagatttttcatgTGATATGTTTAAGGtcacaaaattaaagatattttcgTACATTGGATA
Proteins encoded in this region:
- the LOC125862443 gene encoding putative SWI/SNF-related matrix-associated actin-dependent regulator of chromatin subfamily A member 3-like 1, encoding MVEERDPVDVFMSLDRWPLSPLEEEEETDTLAAREMYMVGFVIVNVVGLQYYTGTISGREIVGLQREPLNQYDSNAIKVLNTRSIQVGHIERSAAMVLAPLLDANVITIDGIVPKVARPGNRYKLPCQVHIFARFEAFEIVKSAITNGGLYLIGENNPSFTLSEAQVVKEKRSTLEGRDIDEIFKLLDDKVSKKEELKALEPPKNIIKSKLLLHQKEGLWWLVQREKSEELPLFWEEKEGNYVNVLTNYSTDKRPEPIRGGIFADDMGLGKTLTLLSLIALDKCGDIISSIKSGHLNSERDDGLDEEEDTWAASFSKRNRRGTDSRKANNSRKKQKTEQTHTLHVKGKTVFSPDRRSGNSNSRPTLVVCPPAVFSAWTSQIEEHTKPGSLKSYIYYGERTGDASELEKYDIVLTTYSILASEDTWIDSPIKKIEWWRVILDEAHVIKNANAQQSRAVNNLKANRRWAVTGTPIQNNSFDLYSLMAFLRFEPLSIKSYWNSLIQRPLAQGDEKGVSRLQVLMSTMSLRRTKEKALTGLPSKSIETFVVELSGDEREIYDQMESEAKKIVNQYISSDSSMKNYWTVLSVIVRLRQICVDSALCPADLRSLLPSNKIGDVQSNPQLLDKMLSALQDDEGIDCPICIFPPTNGVITCCGHIFCKSCILKTIKRAKACCPLCRHPLTESDLFICPPEASNAANSGSSSTASSKVNALLKLLVASRDESPSRKSIVFSQFRKLLLLLEEPLKAAGFKILRLDGSMNAKKRCQVIKEFEIPAPEGPTILLASLKASGAGINLTVATRVYLMEPWWNPAVEEQAMDRVHRIGQKEDVKIVRMIARSTIEERILELQETKKLLARKAFRKKGSQDQREISVNDLRTLMHL